The Saccharothrix variisporea genome has a segment encoding these proteins:
- a CDS encoding LysR family transcriptional regulator — translation MDVVAACKAFVSVSGYGSFTAGAAAARIPQSVASRRIAALEKHFGARLLTRSSRSVALTPFGREVLPSARRLVELAEALEHDAEQARLRPFRLAVPLTSPARPLARLVADARRRDLTLDPHPAPPARRAELARTLEVRAALVAVPPDDGVWRVPLGLAGRDDPGAATAVYVETLRAGRADRGTRRRRIWIEGEDDVPHVRDRITRLGDAVGLQPAQVVVTSSLVTATAEVLASTDLLLCSPAQADDLGLQWRPIGELPLARGYDVTARSREDAQRIRALPLVAPCLGAS, via the coding sequence GTGGACGTGGTGGCGGCGTGCAAGGCGTTCGTGTCGGTCAGCGGGTACGGCAGCTTCACGGCCGGGGCGGCTGCTGCGCGCATCCCGCAGTCGGTGGCCAGCAGGCGGATCGCGGCGCTGGAGAAGCACTTCGGCGCGCGGCTGCTCACGAGGTCCTCGCGCAGCGTCGCCCTGACGCCGTTCGGGCGGGAGGTGCTGCCCTCGGCGCGGCGGCTGGTGGAGCTGGCCGAGGCGCTGGAGCACGACGCCGAGCAGGCCCGGTTGCGGCCGTTCCGGCTGGCCGTGCCGCTGACCAGCCCGGCGCGCCCGCTGGCCCGGCTGGTCGCCGACGCCCGGCGCCGCGACCTCACGCTGGACCCGCACCCGGCCCCGCCGGCGCGGCGCGCGGAACTGGCCCGCACGCTGGAGGTGCGGGCGGCGCTGGTCGCGGTGCCTCCCGACGACGGGGTGTGGCGGGTGCCGCTGGGCCTGGCCGGCCGGGACGACCCCGGTGCGGCCACCGCCGTCTACGTCGAGACGCTGCGCGCGGGACGCGCCGACCGGGGCACGCGCCGCCGCAGGATCTGGATCGAGGGGGAGGACGACGTGCCGCACGTCCGCGACCGCATCACCCGGCTCGGGGACGCCGTCGGGCTGCAACCCGCGCAGGTCGTCGTGACGTCGTCGCTGGTCACGGCCACCGCCGAGGTGCTCGCCTCGACCGACCTGCTGCTGTGCTCACCCGCCCAGGCCGACGACCTGGGCCTGCAGTGGCGGCCCATCGGCGAGCTGCCCCTGGCGCGCGGCTACGACGTCACCGCCCGGTCCCGGGAGGACGCCCAGCGGATCCGCGCGCTGCCACTGGTCGCCCCCTGCCTGGGCGCGTCGTGA
- a CDS encoding serine hydrolase — protein MTTGVLRDLRAALDDGGLRGSFLVRDLDSGDELGLDPDLEYPVASLVKVPLAVATLERVERGELDPTARVEVAPGRSTIPGPTGLSKFRHPAAVAVDDLLYLSTSLSDSVAADALFALTPPAAVTAELRRLGYDGIAVRHLMQDLVDTPAERFAPTETHLAHSLAITAATRGRGHPVPQLDISLANAGSARAFVDLLQGLWRPTTITPEVAARVRQLMRDNVLRHRLAPDFMSDSTRWSSKTGTLLNLRHEVGVVEHADGQAYAVAAMTESRVPAVVQPGAEALMAQVARTLRDRLRAY, from the coding sequence GTGACCACCGGGGTGCTGCGCGACCTGAGGGCCGCGCTGGACGACGGCGGCCTGCGCGGGTCGTTCCTGGTCCGCGACCTGGACAGCGGCGACGAGCTGGGCCTGGACCCGGACCTGGAGTACCCGGTCGCGTCGCTGGTCAAGGTGCCGCTGGCGGTGGCCACGCTGGAACGCGTCGAGCGCGGCGAGCTCGACCCGACCGCGCGCGTCGAGGTGGCGCCGGGCCGCAGCACCATCCCCGGGCCGACCGGCCTGAGCAAGTTCCGCCACCCCGCCGCGGTCGCGGTGGACGACCTGCTCTACCTGAGCACGTCGCTGAGCGACAGCGTCGCCGCCGATGCCCTGTTCGCGCTCACCCCGCCCGCCGCCGTGACCGCCGAGCTGCGCCGGCTGGGCTACGACGGCATCGCGGTGCGCCACCTCATGCAGGACCTGGTGGACACCCCGGCGGAGCGGTTCGCGCCCACCGAGACCCACCTCGCGCACTCGCTGGCCATCACGGCGGCGACGCGGGGACGCGGGCACCCGGTGCCGCAGCTGGACATCAGCCTGGCCAACGCCGGTTCGGCACGCGCGTTCGTCGACCTGCTCCAGGGCCTGTGGCGGCCGACGACGATCACCCCCGAGGTCGCCGCACGGGTCCGGCAGCTCATGCGGGACAACGTGCTGCGTCACCGGCTGGCCCCGGACTTCATGTCCGACTCGACCCGGTGGTCGTCCAAGACCGGCACCCTGCTGAACCTGCGGCACGAGGTGGGCGTGGTCGAGCACGCCGACGGCCAGGCCTACGCCGTGGCGGCGATGACGGAGTCCCGGGTGCCCGCGGTGGTCCAGCCGGGCGCCGAGGCGTTGATGGCGCAGGTGGCGCGCACCTTGCGGGACCGGCTGCGGGCGTATTGA
- a CDS encoding phosphatase PAP2 family protein, producing MTGDPVDEVAEMDRDSLHDSEAMPTSRPPGWVVAVSLAARGGALWVPVAGVLAGVGQRRAAVRGLVAAGVALPLGHLLGAVLARRRPPAGRLPARRALPERPDSSSFPSKHAMTAAAFGTAVAADSPRAGAAVAPLVAVVAYSRVRTRVHWPSDVLGGLALGGAVAWAVRRAVHRRTP from the coding sequence ATGACCGGTGATCCCGTGGACGAGGTGGCCGAGATGGACCGCGACTCGCTGCACGACAGCGAGGCCATGCCCACGTCCCGGCCGCCCGGGTGGGTGGTGGCGGTGAGCCTCGCGGCCCGGGGCGGCGCGCTGTGGGTGCCCGTGGCGGGCGTGCTGGCCGGGGTGGGGCAGCGGCGGGCGGCGGTGCGCGGGCTGGTCGCGGCCGGGGTGGCGTTGCCGCTGGGGCACCTGCTGGGCGCGGTGCTGGCGCGGCGGCGTCCGCCGGCGGGGCGGTTGCCGGCGCGGCGCGCGCTGCCCGAGCGGCCGGACTCGTCGTCGTTCCCGTCCAAGCACGCGATGACCGCGGCGGCGTTCGGCACGGCGGTGGCGGCGGACAGCCCGCGGGCCGGGGCGGCGGTCGCGCCGCTGGTCGCGGTCGTGGCCTACAGCCGGGTGCGGACCCGCGTGCACTGGCCCTCGGACGTGCTCGGCGGGCTCGCCCTGGGCGGGGCGGTGGCGTGGGCGGTGCGTAGGGCCGTTCACCGTCGAACACCGTGA